A single genomic interval of Arachis duranensis cultivar V14167 chromosome 7, aradu.V14167.gnm2.J7QH, whole genome shotgun sequence harbors:
- the LOC107458568 gene encoding uncharacterized serine-rich protein C215.13 — MASACVNNMGLVPPPENFSYGSWLSPRLSFSKEEPSGSKSSDPIHDPDPEPDFEFRGLDGPPAAMLSADQLFSDGKLVPLNLPSLNSTTTTNHKNNPSSSPETTNLRRRLDSSSYSAAGDSLTGADPYLFSPKAPRCSSRWRELLGLKKLYQSTTVSSKATTSSSSSSSSSKSLKLFLHRGAASKPTSFSSENAPLLTKDHSDCESLSISSSRLSLSSSSSGHEHEELPRLSLDSEKPNPNTNPNPISLHRNPNHPRIRLVKPRANSFDAKPGSSDPHTTNRVGRSPIRRSESGPGACSRGVSVDSPRMNSSGKIVFQSLERSSSSPSSFNNGGPRFKQRGMERSYSSNVRVTPVLNVPVCSLRGSSKSGSVFGFGQLFGSPQKKEGGSVGNNNVGGGSKGRNRCDRN; from the coding sequence ATGGCTTCCGCCTGCGTCAACAACATGGGACTCGTCCCGCCGCCCGAGAACTTCTCCTATGGCAGCTGGCTCAGTCCCCGTCTCTCATTCAGCAAAGAGGAACCTTCTGGATCCAAGTCATCAGACCCGATCCACGACCCGGATCCAGAACCCGACTTTGAGTTCCGCGGTCTCGACGGACCCCCCGCTGCGATGCTCTCCGCCGACCAGCTCTTCTCCGATGGGAAGCTCGTACCCCTCAACCTACCATCCCTAAACAGCACCACCACTACCAACCACAAAAACAACCCCTCCTCATCGCCGGAAACAACCAACCTTCGCCGGAGACTCGATTCCTCCTCCTACTCCGCGGCCGGCGACTCACTCACCGGCGCGGACCCTTACCTCTTCTCTCCTAAAGCCCCGAGATGCTCTAGCCGCTGGAGGGAGCTCCTCGGCCTCAAGAAGCTCTACCAAAGCACAACCGTTTCATCTAAAGCGACGACGTCGTCGTCTTCGTCGTCTTCGTCATCTAAATCATTGAAACTCTTCCTCCACCGTGGCGCCGCCTCGAAACCGACGTCGTTTTCCTCCGAAAACGCGCCGTTGCTGACGAAGGACCATTCAGATTGTGAATCCCTCTCAATCTCTTCCTCACGCCTCTCTCTATCATCCTCTTCCTCGGGCCACGAGCACGAAGAGCTTCCACGACTCTCATTAGACTCCGAAAAACCAAACCCTAACACAAACCCGAACCCGATCTCGCTCCACCGCAACCCAAACCACCCACGGATCCGGCTCGTAAAGCCCCGGGCGAACTCATTCGACGCGAAACCGGGATCTTCGGACCCGCACACGACGAACCGGGTGGGGCGGAGCCCGATCCGAAGATCAGAATCGGGTCCCGGAGCTTGCAGTAGGGGCGTGTCGGTGGACAGCCCGCGGATGAACTCTTCTGGCAAGATCGTGTTCCAGAGCTTGGAACGGAGCTCAAGCAGCCCAAGCAGCTTCAACAATGGCGGCCCAAGGTTCAAGCAGAGGGGAATGGAGCGGTCCTACTCCTCCAACGTTAGGGTCACTCCAGTTCTCAACGTTCCGGTCTGTTCTCTCCGTGGCAGTTCGAAATCCGGTTCGGTTTTCGGGTTCGGGCAGCTTTTCGGTTCACCACAGAAGAAGGAAGGTGGTTCAGTTGGCAATAATAATGTTGGAGGAGGGAGTAAGGGTAGGAACCGTTGCGATCGAAATTGA